The sequence GCGCCAGACGATCTTGGGAAATTCAGCGGCGAATTTGCCGACCAGGAAGCACACACGCCTGCGCAGCCGTGGCGATGATGCGGACGCTCCGCTTTCGCGCTCTTTTTCTGACTGCCGAAGCAGGACCCGACGCCTTGCGCCAAAATCCCGCGAAGACGTTCTATGGGCATTGCCGTGTTTTTTCGGATTGGCTCCGGCAATGCCGTTTCGGCCCAGTCTTCGATGCGTAGACGGCGTGAGCATGTCCTTGCTGAGGTCGTATCGGCTGTCGCTCTCGGCTAGCTGCGCACGCCGTTCTCACCTCGCCAGAGCCTGGAGCAGTCACGGCACTGCTTCTCTTGTCTGCGCCTGACATTTCAGTCTCGCTCGATCAGCACTCGCCATACCTGAGTGTGAAGCTCGCTTAGGCCTGATCGTCCAACCATCCGATCTTGCTCTTCAGGAACTGAAAACCAAGCACCTGAAAGCTGGCATGCTCTTTGTTGTCCCTGCCATAGCCGTGCCCGCCCCCGTCTGCTTCGTAGAAATAGGCCTCGTAGCCCATCACCTGCAGTTTCGCTACCATCTTGCGGGCGTGCCCCGGATGAACCCGATCGTCCCGCCGCGTGGTGGCAATCAGAATCGACGGATAGCGTTGGCCCGGTTTGGCTGCATGATAAGCGGAGTAAGTCTTGAGCCATTCCCACTCCTCAGGTTTGTCGGGATCACCATATTCCGCGATCCAGCTCGCTCCTGCCAGCAGCTTTGTGTACCGACGCATGTCGATCAGCGGAATCGTGCAAAACAATGCGCCGAACCGCGCAGGATAGCGCGTGAGCATGTTGCTGATGAGGATGCCGCCGTTCGACCCGCTTTCGGCGGCTATCCGCCTCGGCTCAGTCACGCCGCGGCGCACCAGATCCGCGGCTACGGCCGCGAAGTCATCGTGCGATAGTGTCTTGCCGGCAAGCCGCCCGGCGTCGTGCCAAGGTGTGCCGAACTCGCCCCCACCGCGCAGGTTTGCCTGTACCGTGGTGCCACCACGCTCCAGCCAAAGCTTGCCAAGGGCCGCATTGTAGTACGGCCTCACTGAGAGCCCAAAGCCGCCATAACCGCTTATATGGACCGGCGCGTTGCCGGTCTCCGCGGCTGGACCGGTCTGTACATAGGGTATCCGCTCGCCATCGGTCGAGATCGCCTCGTGCTGCGTGACCACGAGGCCATCGGCGCTAAACGTCTTTGGCGCCTGCTTCAGTACGATCGGGCTGGAGATGCTGCGTTCGATCAACATCAGCGAGGGTGGTGTGAGCGGATCCTGCACGGTGGCGAGAAGGTCGCCGTTGCTTTCGGTTGGATGACGATCGAGGGGCCACACGTCGACCACGCCGATGCCGGGCAGCCCGCGCAAATTCTCGTGGCTCCAGCCGGCGGATGAAGGCGTGCAAATCTCGAATACTGGGCGTAGCTCGTCGAGAATGGAAAGAACGAGTTTGTCGTCGGCCCAGAACAATCCCTGCAGTGCCCGGCGCGGCCCCGGCGCGAAAACGATCGTGAAGTTGCGATCGCCGGCCAGAAAGGCAGACAACGACATCCCAAGCACAGTATCGGGCGGGTGGGTGACGCCGGCAATGCTCCATGCTGAGCGCAGCTTGACGACAAGCCAGTCCCGGTACACTCGCAGCCAGATGTCGGAGGGAAGGTCGAGCTTCACGCTCGCCCCGGTTTCGGTTCCGAGCCAGACGTCGGAGTTGAAGAAATCCAGGTGATCGACGAACCAGACACGTGGCAATAGTCCGGTCCGATCGACCTCGCAACAGGCCCACATGCGATCTGGTGTGGTCTCGAACATCACGGCGGCGCGCTCCACAGGCTCGCCACGGCGCCACAATCGCACGGTCCTCGAATAGCCCGCTGTCGTTGCCATGCCGCGGCCATGGGCGCTGGACAACAGCAGCGTGTCGGGATCGACCCAGGTGGCGCCACTCTTGGCTTCCGGCAACGTGAAGCCGTCGGCCACAAACTCTTTCGTGTTAAGGTCGAATTCGCGCAAGACGACAGCATCGCTTCCGCCGCGCGACAGGCCCAAAATGATTCGTGGATGATCTCCTGGCAGCGAGGCCATTGAGTTCAAAAGCCAGTCCTCGCCCTCCTTTGCCGCGAGCTGGTCGATGTCGAGCAAGGTTTCCCAGGAAGGATTCGGCTTGCGAAATTCGTCCAGTGTGGTCACTCGCCACAGGCCGCGTAGGTTGCTGGCGTCCCTCCAGATATTGTAGAGATGATCACCACGCCGGCCGACATAGGGAATATTGTCCGATCGATTATAGATCGAAGCCAGCGCATCGCGATCCCGCTCGAAGGCCGCTCCGCCGAAATCCCGCAACGTTCTGCCGTTCTGCCGCTCGACGAAATTTAGCGCGCCTCCGCCGTCTATCTCTTCGAGCCAGAGATAGGGATCATCATCAGGAGCGGAGAGCGTCGGCCTTCCAGCTTGCGATTTTGCCATCAATCTTGCTTTCGACACCGTTCACTCCTCGGACTGGCATTGGTGCGCACTTTTCGATGCGCCATCGACTTGGATACATGCGCGGTTTGATCGCCGCGCCGAGCCTACAACCTAACGCGGCATGCGATTCAAGTCCTTCCTTCGAAGTGAACGCTGCTCGGCAGATTGAGATATTGAGGTTGGCTCCGCGCCATCAACTCGGCGACGAGCGCAATTACTAGTTGGCGCTTCTATTCGGGTTTTTATCTAACCTTCATTTGGCGAAGCACGCATTGGAGGGATTTCCGGCCAAGATGCCGCAATGATGGTCGACCCAAGCTGATAGCTGCAAAATGGATGTTGCATAAAAAGCGACGCGCACGGCTTCTGCGCCGCCGCCAACGGCCAATGTTAATAGTTGACGCCGAACAGCGCGTCATTGCTTCTTCACGTCTGTCAAAGAGTTGCGCTGCCAACCCGCTCCTGCTCGAGACCATAATTGAGCGCGTGACATGATGTGCAGAGGGCGACACATCCAAGAACGCAAGGCTGGATCATGACCGCGGGGGTCCTATTGCAGGATCTACCAGGATGCGTGGTTTACTAAACCAATTCAGTGAGGAGCATCCTCTCCAGTACCGTGACACTGACTGGGTGCCGTGTGCAACGGAAGCAATCGAGTGCATCAGAACCTGCACCAGCAATCTCGTAC comes from Bradyrhizobium diazoefficiens and encodes:
- a CDS encoding prolyl oligopeptidase family serine peptidase → MAKSQAGRPTLSAPDDDPYLWLEEIDGGGALNFVERQNGRTLRDFGGAAFERDRDALASIYNRSDNIPYVGRRGDHLYNIWRDASNLRGLWRVTTLDEFRKPNPSWETLLDIDQLAAKEGEDWLLNSMASLPGDHPRIILGLSRGGSDAVVLREFDLNTKEFVADGFTLPEAKSGATWVDPDTLLLSSAHGRGMATTAGYSRTVRLWRRGEPVERAAVMFETTPDRMWACCEVDRTGLLPRVWFVDHLDFFNSDVWLGTETGASVKLDLPSDIWLRVYRDWLVVKLRSAWSIAGVTHPPDTVLGMSLSAFLAGDRNFTIVFAPGPRRALQGLFWADDKLVLSILDELRPVFEICTPSSAGWSHENLRGLPGIGVVDVWPLDRHPTESNGDLLATVQDPLTPPSLMLIERSISSPIVLKQAPKTFSADGLVVTQHEAISTDGERIPYVQTGPAAETGNAPVHISGYGGFGLSVRPYYNAALGKLWLERGGTTVQANLRGGGEFGTPWHDAGRLAGKTLSHDDFAAVAADLVRRGVTEPRRIAAESGSNGGILISNMLTRYPARFGALFCTIPLIDMRRYTKLLAGASWIAEYGDPDKPEEWEWLKTYSAYHAAKPGQRYPSILIATTRRDDRVHPGHARKMVAKLQVMGYEAYFYEADGGGHGYGRDNKEHASFQVLGFQFLKSKIGWLDDQA